The Acidobacteriota bacterium genome includes a region encoding these proteins:
- a CDS encoding sulfatase-like hydrolase/transferase, with amino-acid sequence MFLLQSAIAPLLSAPRDGGPPLAAIDIDDPPPVAVVVFDQLPLVSLLNRDGEVDRGLYPNFAALADEATWFRNASAVSGWTQWALPAILTGHYPAPGRLPVASDHPDNLFTLLGSRYRLHVLEPLTGMCPETLCATHRPRAAVRLAAMLSDLSVVYLHAVLPHRLTDRLPPVTSTWRDFATDDSMLGRWNTHRERDRAAMATDYIASIAPPAGDARPPLHFMQVLLPHEPWVYLPDGRRHTWLPHLVGAAGDEWLDDGWAVTLDYQRHLLQVRHADTLLGALLERLRAVGLRDDALIVVTADHGASVRPGTPFRVPTQETFADVAAVPLFIKRPGQRQGGVADANVETIDILPTIAAALGIRLPWSTDGSNALAAGRPARPAKTMFRHEARDPLHAPGDLGAAIARSVAHKYERFENGDPARPRLGGHDAVVGLPAAEMASDRLAPFDVVIDTFPALRAVDPEGRFVPARIIGGVLAREGRAALAPLAVAVNGVVAAVTRVYSFPAFGHALPWEVLVDPALLRPGANDVGVFAIGRGPTGAPVLHEAPEVASHRRAMNLIASEAAEVRRDFSGFLPAEWNAHGRFRWTDGAARLSVGIDPRSPPAALAVRIRTTGPQKSLRIAVNGCEVFGVNYFCR; translated from the coding sequence GTGTTCCTGCTGCAGTCGGCGATCGCGCCGCTGCTGTCGGCGCCGCGCGACGGGGGACCGCCGTTGGCGGCGATCGACATCGACGACCCGCCGCCGGTGGCGGTCGTCGTGTTCGATCAGTTGCCGCTGGTCTCGCTGCTGAACCGCGACGGCGAGGTGGACCGCGGCCTGTATCCGAACTTCGCCGCGCTCGCCGACGAGGCGACCTGGTTCCGCAACGCGAGCGCGGTGAGCGGCTGGACGCAGTGGGCCCTGCCCGCGATCCTCACCGGCCACTATCCGGCGCCGGGACGGCTGCCGGTGGCGAGCGACCACCCGGACAACCTGTTCACCCTGCTCGGATCGCGGTACCGCCTCCACGTGCTGGAGCCGTTGACCGGCATGTGCCCCGAGACGCTGTGCGCGACTCACCGTCCCCGGGCGGCCGTCCGGCTCGCGGCGATGCTGAGCGATCTGTCCGTCGTCTACCTGCATGCCGTGCTGCCGCACCGCCTCACGGACCGGCTCCCGCCGGTGACCTCGACCTGGCGCGACTTCGCGACCGACGATTCCATGCTCGGGCGCTGGAACACCCATCGCGAGCGGGATCGGGCCGCCATGGCCACCGACTACATCGCCTCGATCGCGCCGCCGGCCGGCGATGCGCGCCCCCCGCTCCACTTCATGCAAGTGCTGCTGCCCCACGAGCCGTGGGTCTACCTGCCGGACGGACGCCGGCATACGTGGCTGCCGCACCTGGTCGGCGCGGCCGGGGATGAATGGCTCGACGACGGCTGGGCCGTGACCCTGGACTACCAGCGGCACCTGCTGCAGGTGCGGCACGCCGACACCCTGCTCGGCGCGCTGCTCGAGCGCCTGCGCGCGGTGGGGCTCCGGGACGACGCGCTCATCGTCGTGACGGCGGACCACGGCGCGAGCGTGCGGCCCGGGACGCCGTTCCGGGTGCCGACCCAGGAGACCTTCGCCGACGTCGCGGCCGTCCCCCTGTTCATCAAGCGGCCCGGCCAGCGGCAGGGCGGCGTCGCGGACGCGAACGTGGAGACGATCGACATCCTGCCGACGATCGCGGCGGCGCTCGGGATCCGGCTGCCCTGGAGCACCGACGGGTCGAACGCCCTCGCGGCCGGCCGTCCCGCGCGCCCGGCGAAGACGATGTTCCGGCACGAGGCGCGCGATCCGCTGCACGCCCCGGGCGACCTCGGCGCCGCCATCGCCCGCAGCGTCGCGCACAAGTACGAACGCTTCGAGAACGGGGATCCGGCGCGGCCCCGCCTGGGCGGGCACGACGCGGTCGTCGGCCTGCCGGCCGCCGAGATGGCGTCGGACCGCCTGGCCCCCTTCGACGTCGTCATCGACACCTTCCCCGCTCTGCGCGCCGTCGATCCGGAGGGGCGCTTCGTGCCGGCGCGCATCATCGGCGGCGTCCTCGCACGCGAGGGCCGCGCGGCCCTGGCGCCGCTCGCGGTCGCCGTCAACGGGGTGGTGGCGGCGGTCACGCGGGTCTACTCGTTCCCGGCGTTCGGACACGCGCTGCCGTGGGAGGTCCTCGTCGATCCGGCCCTGTTGCGGCCGGGCGCCAACGACGTGGGGGTGTTCGCGATCGGGCGCGGGCCGACCGGCGCGCCCGTTCTTCACGAGGCGCCCGAGGTGGCCAGCCACAGGCGGGCGATGAACCTCATCGCCTCGGAGGCGGCCGAAGTGCGACGCGACTTCTCGGGCTTCCTGCCGGCCGAATGGAACGCCCACGGCCGGTTCCGGTGGACCGACGGCGCGGCGCGGCTCTCGGTGGGAATCGATCCGCGATCGCCGCCGGCCGCGCTGGCC